The following are encoded together in the Xanthobacter autotrophicus Py2 genome:
- a CDS encoding hypothetical protein (KEGG: rpd:RPD_0873 protein of unknown function DUF81), translated as MSKDDLPGGEARRTVPRVFGGGALIGTLGGLIGLGGAEFRLPLLMGAFGFAGLEAVILNKAVSLVVVATALPFRARTVPLVEVAAHWPIILDLLAGSVAGAWIGAGWATRLKSQTLHRVIAVLLVAIAGVLLLWHDTAAQEPLLHGWAQMVAGAGYDHNLRPEQVKVVAGGRNHLYLRSSGGHLHVGAAPDAEETAAERGNFLSALFRTAA; from the coding sequence ATGTCCAAAGACGACCTGCCGGGGGGTGAGGCCCGCCGCACAGTGCCGCGCGTGTTCGGCGGCGGGGCGCTCATCGGCACGCTGGGCGGGCTGATCGGGCTCGGCGGCGCGGAGTTCCGTCTGCCCCTGCTCATGGGGGCGTTCGGCTTTGCGGGGCTGGAGGCCGTGATCCTCAACAAGGCCGTGAGCCTGGTGGTGGTCGCGACCGCCCTCCCGTTCCGCGCCCGCACGGTGCCGCTGGTGGAGGTGGCGGCGCACTGGCCGATCATCCTCGACCTTTTGGCCGGAAGCGTTGCCGGCGCGTGGATCGGCGCCGGCTGGGCGACCCGGCTGAAATCGCAGACGCTGCACCGGGTGATCGCGGTGCTGCTCGTCGCCATCGCCGGCGTGCTGCTGCTGTGGCACGACACCGCCGCCCAGGAGCCGCTGCTCCACGGCTGGGCGCAGATGGTTGCGGGGGCTGGATATGATCACAACTTGCGCCCCGAGCAAGTAAAGGTGGTTGCGGGAGGGCGCAACCATCTTTACTTGCGATCGAGTGGCGGACATTTGCATGTCGGCGCCGCACCTGACGCGGAGGAAACGGCCGCTGAAAGAGGCAACTTTCTTTCAGCCTTATTCCGAACAGCAGCGTAG
- a CDS encoding ATP-dependent endonuclease family protein (KEGG: sat:SYN_02907 ATP-dependent endonuclease family protein), whose protein sequence is MRACRLTITNFRGVKSATLHLPQHGVLIGDNNTGKTTILEALDLVLGPDRLNRQPPIDEHDFFRGAYLPEPAAPAADAAEAVDDGGDGELPAPEVGAEPPRIEIEVTVADLTEEQKGKFGDYTEFWDGAMDTFYDEPNPAGVDAATITEALRITFLGWYDAEEDDFQGKTYFTRSLTEGDRPEPFSRKHKQVCGFLYLRSLRTGSRALSLERGSLLDIILRLKEVRPQMWEATLGTLAGISVASDPKLGISPVLESINTALKKYVPKEWGVEPHLKVSNLTREHLRKVITAFIATGDGDHAAPFYRQGTGTINMLVLAMLSQIAQDKQNVIFAMEEPETAIPPYAQKRIVHEVRKLASQTLFTSHSPYVLEEFAVEETVVLGRDGEGVLEQKAITLPGNVKLKRYRQQFRTRFCEGLLARRVLVAEGATETSAFPVACRRLAELKPDTYASLEALGVCIVDAGGETDIPGMAKLYRDLGKRTFAICDKQGDANKDLIEAQVELLLMHEEKGFEAMVLQGTTEAALKRFTKLIDWPQDLAQKYPDPEAQAVDSLTDYFAKSKGNWGIADFLAQCSEAEIPQWLRNAAVNLRDACLPIPAGGGQAAAPAADEHPEAVDGAD, encoded by the coding sequence GTGAGGGCTTGTCGGCTAACTATAACGAACTTCAGGGGCGTCAAGTCCGCGACGCTGCACTTGCCGCAGCATGGTGTGCTGATCGGCGATAACAACACCGGCAAGACGACCATACTCGAAGCGCTCGACCTGGTCCTTGGACCTGACCGTCTCAATCGTCAGCCGCCTATCGACGAGCATGATTTCTTCCGAGGGGCCTATCTCCCCGAGCCTGCTGCGCCAGCGGCCGATGCAGCCGAGGCTGTTGATGATGGTGGCGACGGGGAGCTTCCTGCACCGGAAGTCGGCGCCGAACCGCCCAGGATCGAGATCGAGGTGACGGTCGCCGACCTCACCGAGGAGCAAAAGGGGAAATTCGGGGACTACACCGAGTTTTGGGATGGGGCGATGGACACCTTCTACGACGAGCCGAATCCGGCCGGCGTGGATGCCGCCACCATTACCGAAGCGCTCCGCATCACGTTCCTCGGCTGGTACGACGCCGAGGAGGACGACTTCCAGGGGAAGACCTATTTCACCCGCAGCCTGACCGAGGGCGACCGGCCCGAGCCGTTCTCCAGGAAGCACAAGCAGGTGTGCGGCTTCCTCTACCTGCGCTCCCTTCGCACAGGTTCACGCGCACTGAGCCTGGAGCGAGGCAGTCTGCTCGACATCATCCTGCGCCTCAAGGAAGTCAGGCCACAGATGTGGGAGGCCACCCTCGGCACCCTGGCGGGCATCTCAGTCGCGAGCGATCCGAAGCTCGGCATCTCGCCCGTGCTGGAGAGCATCAACACGGCGTTGAAGAAGTACGTGCCAAAAGAGTGGGGCGTGGAGCCCCATCTCAAGGTCTCCAATCTCACCCGCGAGCATCTGCGCAAGGTGATCACGGCCTTCATCGCTACGGGTGACGGGGACCATGCCGCGCCGTTCTATCGGCAGGGCACAGGCACCATCAACATGCTCGTCCTGGCGATGCTCTCCCAGATCGCCCAGGACAAGCAGAATGTCATCTTCGCCATGGAGGAGCCGGAGACAGCAATCCCGCCCTACGCGCAGAAGCGTATCGTTCACGAGGTGCGGAAGCTCGCGTCACAGACGCTCTTCACGTCCCACTCCCCCTATGTTTTGGAGGAGTTCGCGGTCGAGGAGACTGTGGTGCTCGGGCGCGATGGAGAAGGGGTCTTGGAGCAAAAGGCCATCACTCTCCCGGGCAATGTGAAGCTGAAACGCTATCGGCAGCAGTTTCGTACGCGCTTCTGCGAAGGATTGCTTGCCCGCCGTGTTCTTGTGGCGGAAGGCGCCACGGAAACCTCCGCCTTCCCCGTCGCGTGCCGCCGCCTGGCGGAGCTCAAACCCGATACCTACGCATCCCTTGAGGCGCTCGGCGTCTGCATTGTCGATGCCGGCGGAGAAACCGACATCCCGGGCATGGCAAAGCTCTACCGAGACCTCGGAAAACGGACTTTCGCGATCTGTGACAAGCAGGGCGATGCGAACAAGGACCTCATTGAGGCACAGGTCGAGCTGCTCTTGATGCACGAGGAAAAAGGCTTTGAGGCCATGGTGCTTCAAGGCACAACGGAGGCCGCCTTGAAGCGGTTCACCAAGCTGATCGACTGGCCCCAGGACCTGGCCCAGAAATATCCTGATCCGGAGGCCCAGGCCGTTGACTCTTTGACGGACTATTTCGCCAAGTCGAAAGGGAACTGGGGCATTGCCGACTTTCTCGCGCAATGCAGCGAAGCCGAGATTCCCCAGTGGCTTCGGAATGCGGCGGTCAACTTGAGGGATGCCTGTCTTCCCATCCCTGCGGGCGGTGGCCAGGCTGCCGCACCCGCTGCGGACGAGCACCCGGAAGCGGTCGATGGAGCTGACTAA
- a CDS encoding Alcohol dehydrogenase GroES domain protein (PFAM: Alcohol dehydrogenase GroES domain protein~KEGG: pha:PSHAb0018 putative Zn-dependent enzyme), with the protein MNRDSLELRSTVTEDGTLRLHLEPVTLPEPGPGHLLVRIEAAPINPSDLGLMFGPADMTTLAKDGAALTARIPGRAMPALRARIGQSLPAGNEGAGTVIAAGPDQQHLVGSRVAMLGGAMYARLRLIAAKDCLPLPDGTSAEAGAALFVNPLTALGFVETMRAEGHTAIVHAPAASNLGQMLVRICKADGIGLVNIVRSPEQVALLRGLGAEHAVDSSAETFREDLTEAIAATGATLSFDAIGGGEMTSTILNAMEAVAARSMASYDRYGSAVLKQGYIYGALDTGPTTLRRGFGFSWSIGGWLLFHALQRLAPATVQAMRQRVVDEMGTTFASSYTARITLEQALEPETVAAYMRKSTGAKYLITP; encoded by the coding sequence ATGAACCGCGACAGCCTGGAACTGAGATCGACCGTCACCGAAGACGGCACCCTGCGGCTGCATCTGGAGCCCGTGACCCTGCCCGAGCCCGGGCCGGGGCATCTTCTGGTGCGGATCGAGGCGGCGCCGATCAACCCCTCGGATCTGGGGCTGATGTTCGGGCCGGCCGACATGACCACGCTGGCGAAGGACGGCGCGGCGCTGACTGCGCGGATCCCGGGCCGCGCCATGCCGGCGCTGCGGGCCAGGATCGGTCAGTCGCTCCCCGCGGGCAATGAGGGTGCCGGGACGGTCATCGCGGCGGGGCCCGATCAGCAGCACCTTGTCGGCAGCCGCGTCGCCATGCTCGGCGGCGCCATGTATGCCCGCCTGCGCCTGATCGCGGCCAAGGACTGCCTGCCCTTGCCCGACGGCACCTCGGCCGAGGCTGGCGCCGCGCTGTTCGTCAACCCGCTGACCGCGCTTGGTTTTGTGGAAACCATGCGCGCCGAAGGACATACGGCCATCGTCCACGCCCCCGCCGCCTCCAACCTCGGGCAGATGCTGGTGCGTATCTGCAAGGCGGATGGCATCGGCCTTGTGAACATCGTCCGTAGCCCCGAGCAGGTCGCGCTGCTGCGCGGTCTGGGGGCAGAGCATGCCGTGGACAGCAGCGCCGAGACCTTCCGCGAGGACCTGACCGAGGCCATTGCCGCGACCGGCGCCACGCTGTCCTTCGACGCCATCGGCGGCGGCGAGATGACCAGCACCATCCTCAACGCGATGGAGGCGGTCGCGGCGCGCAGCATGGCCAGCTATGACCGCTACGGTTCGGCGGTGCTCAAGCAGGGCTATATCTACGGCGCGCTCGACACCGGCCCCACCACACTGCGCCGGGGCTTCGGCTTCAGCTGGAGCATCGGCGGCTGGCTGCTGTTCCATGCCCTGCAACGCCTCGCCCCCGCCACGGTGCAGGCGATGCGCCAGCGGGTGGTCGATGAAATGGGCACCACCTTCGCCAGTTCCTACACCGCCCGCATCACGCTGGAACAGGCGCTGGAGCCGGAAACGGTGGCCGCCTACATGCGCAAGTCGACGGGGGCGAAGTACCTGATCACGCCTTAA
- a CDS encoding hypothetical protein (KEGG: bbt:BBta_3314 hypothetical protein), translating into MVSTTWKLDDTDRSALAELWTRAGSAATVTIIRYYGAERSVHFSGVAAQEFDSKSIAAKVRKIVPAVKAQAEKLEDGQRTALDAAADKFDGAISAGSDSIAWAAKAKPALAALRQALAAGDVELTDTQDGHVVDLEELADAIAGDVDGQAKARQWAVEKMPVFIYLDEYPELNGHQNVSEFLQRKGKSQLTPTDLNFEKMCKVAGLDPQELQQLLSQSEHETRNQLANRASAVITKEIRRLWKDRSLKVRFDTDADHINTFISDPNATYDVEVNLNERSRGFQWFFSFYVTFAADTAGGAAEDAILLLDEPGLYLHAKSQRDLLTHFDDDFSNQIIYTTHSPFMVPTHRLDAVRTVSIAEDAGTTVSNDPSGDSKTLFPLQAALGYDLAQSLFVGPNNLVVEGVTDYWALSSISEHLASNGGGSLRDDITITPAGGAQKIPYMVALLSSEQLNVLALLDHEKDAEATRDSLVKSKLIDDRNVIFVSEAYSAGTPKEADIEDLLDPSVYEGLVRESYAKELDGVTLSVNGKIPRIAKRFEDAFKKAGIPFHKTRPMRLLLCKMATEPASIVTTDVAERFRSLYGAINSRLRS; encoded by the coding sequence GTGGTCTCCACCACCTGGAAACTGGACGATACGGATCGCAGTGCCCTCGCTGAACTTTGGACGCGCGCTGGTTCCGCTGCCACGGTGACGATCATTCGGTATTACGGCGCCGAGCGATCCGTCCACTTCAGCGGAGTAGCGGCGCAGGAGTTCGATTCAAAATCGATTGCGGCGAAGGTTCGAAAGATCGTTCCTGCCGTCAAGGCTCAGGCAGAGAAGCTTGAAGACGGGCAACGTACCGCGCTCGACGCAGCAGCCGACAAATTCGACGGGGCGATCAGCGCAGGGAGCGATTCTATTGCGTGGGCCGCGAAGGCCAAACCTGCGCTGGCAGCCCTGCGTCAAGCTCTTGCCGCCGGCGATGTCGAGCTGACCGATACGCAGGATGGCCATGTAGTTGACCTGGAGGAACTTGCTGACGCGATAGCGGGCGACGTGGACGGGCAAGCGAAGGCGCGCCAATGGGCAGTCGAGAAAATGCCTGTGTTCATCTATCTCGATGAATATCCGGAGCTGAACGGGCACCAAAACGTTTCCGAGTTCCTTCAACGAAAAGGCAAGAGCCAGCTTACGCCGACAGACCTAAATTTCGAGAAGATGTGCAAGGTCGCCGGGCTCGATCCGCAGGAATTGCAACAGCTGCTCAGTCAGAGCGAGCACGAAACCCGAAACCAGTTGGCGAACCGGGCAAGCGCCGTTATCACCAAGGAAATTCGCAGGCTTTGGAAAGATCGGTCGCTGAAGGTGCGTTTCGACACCGATGCCGATCACATCAATACATTCATCTCCGATCCCAACGCGACTTATGATGTTGAGGTAAATCTCAACGAGCGCAGTCGGGGATTTCAGTGGTTCTTCTCGTTTTATGTGACGTTCGCTGCGGACACCGCTGGCGGTGCGGCCGAGGATGCGATCCTGCTGCTCGACGAGCCCGGGCTATATCTGCATGCAAAGTCGCAGCGCGACTTGCTGACCCATTTCGACGACGATTTCAGCAATCAGATCATCTACACAACGCATTCGCCGTTTATGGTGCCTACCCATCGGCTCGATGCCGTTCGGACTGTGAGCATCGCAGAGGACGCCGGGACGACGGTGTCGAACGATCCCTCCGGTGACTCGAAGACGCTATTTCCCTTGCAGGCAGCTCTTGGCTACGACCTGGCCCAAAGCCTGTTTGTCGGTCCGAACAACCTCGTAGTGGAAGGCGTGACCGATTATTGGGCGTTGTCGTCGATCTCCGAACACCTCGCCAGCAATGGCGGAGGCAGCCTTCGTGACGACATAACCATCACGCCGGCTGGCGGCGCGCAAAAGATTCCGTATATGGTCGCGCTCCTTTCGTCTGAGCAACTCAATGTATTGGCACTGCTCGATCATGAAAAGGATGCAGAGGCGACCCGCGACAGTCTGGTAAAGTCAAAGCTCATCGACGACAGGAATGTGATATTCGTTTCTGAGGCATATTCGGCGGGGACGCCCAAGGAAGCCGATATCGAGGATCTTCTCGATCCGTCTGTTTACGAGGGGCTTGTTCGGGAGAGCTACGCCAAGGAACTCGACGGTGTGACGCTTTCCGTCAATGGTAAGATCCCAAGGATCGCAAAGCGGTTCGAAGATGCGTTCAAGAAGGCTGGTATTCCATTCCACAAGACGCGTCCGATGCGCTTGCTCCTCTGCAAGATGGCGACTGAGCCCGCGTCGATCGTAACGACCGACGTCGCAGAACGGTTTCGTTCCCTCTACGGAGCGATCAATTCTCGCCTCAGGTCGTGA
- a CDS encoding conserved hypothetical protein (KEGG: swi:Swit_0195 hypothetical protein), whose translation MRWGVEQRLEFIEFRLFWEGAINRADIVDFFGVSVPQASKDLTLYQERAPGNMVYDTRGKRYVAAGKFVLRFLDPDPYVYLAQLRSVAEGTVPAHDSLIAVLPNTDVALTPKRDIDIEVLRNVLDATREGASLDIYYQSMNRSRPDPIWRRITPHAFGYDGFRWHARAYCHLEHKFKDFLLPRVLEVGGKDKPGASGDEDWLWNNFFDVVIGPHPDLTESQKKVVAKDYGFEHGNGTLSIRYAMLFYVLKRLGLLGDAAKQSARTQHIVTVNRKETEAALKQAEYQL comes from the coding sequence GTGCGCTGGGGTGTCGAGCAACGACTTGAGTTTATCGAGTTCCGCCTGTTCTGGGAGGGAGCGATCAACCGCGCCGATATTGTTGATTTTTTTGGCGTTTCTGTTCCGCAGGCGTCGAAAGATCTGACTCTCTACCAAGAGCGGGCGCCGGGCAATATGGTGTACGACACACGCGGCAAGCGCTACGTCGCGGCCGGGAAGTTTGTTCTACGCTTCCTCGATCCTGACCCTTATGTGTACCTTGCCCAGCTCCGCTCGGTCGCCGAAGGGACCGTCCCAGCTCATGATTCTCTAATAGCGGTGCTGCCAAACACCGACGTGGCGCTTACGCCCAAGCGGGACATTGATATCGAGGTTCTAAGGAATGTCCTCGATGCCACCCGCGAAGGCGCTTCACTGGACATCTATTATCAGTCGATGAACCGGTCACGACCTGATCCGATATGGCGCAGGATCACGCCCCACGCCTTTGGCTACGACGGCTTCCGGTGGCACGCGCGGGCCTATTGCCATCTTGAGCACAAGTTCAAAGACTTTCTGCTGCCGCGCGTCCTCGAAGTAGGGGGAAAGGACAAGCCCGGAGCTTCCGGTGATGAGGACTGGCTTTGGAACAACTTCTTTGATGTCGTCATCGGCCCACATCCCGATTTGACGGAAAGCCAAAAGAAAGTTGTCGCCAAAGATTATGGGTTCGAGCATGGCAACGGCACCCTGTCCATCCGCTACGCAATGCTGTTCTATGTGCTTAAACGACTTGGCCTGCTTGGCGATGCCGCAAAACAAAGTGCCCGTACACAGCACATTGTTACAGTGAACCGGAAAGAAACCGAGGCAGCGCTGAAACAGGCGGAATATCAGCTATGA
- a CDS encoding transposase IS4 family protein (PFAM: transposase IS4 family protein~KEGG: sil:SPO0489 ISSpo2, transposase) — protein MDHLEGAGLARGDRVDFDRRVRLEFRGAQISSDGGLLVMRELDDVLGLSNLASEALRDSRTGKNTLHRLDGLFRQSVFGRLAGYEDVNDADRLALDPVMRQVVGGRAVEAQAASASQMGRFETETLALAANRAALADLNGQWIDRFHDRNGLKYIVLDMDSSVSPTHGDQEGAAWNGHFDCTCYHPIFLFNQFGMLERCALRNGNVHSADGWRDVLDPVIARYAGRDLGGRFFRADAAYAIPAIYMRLEEARFFYAIRLPANAVLREKIAHRLTRPVGRPSLTKVKRFFEDFEYQAASWDKPRRVIAKIEWHPGELFPKVGFIVTNLPMEPDWVVRFYNQRGTAEQHIKEGKYAFRWTRLSCRKFRHNEVRLQLHALAYNLATFLRCIELPEAMADWSLTSLQLKLIKIGARVVRHARAITFQLAEVAVTGPMVRAVLAAIRRLRTPPSCA, from the coding sequence ATGGATCACCTGGAGGGTGCGGGCTTGGCGCGGGGAGATCGGGTTGATTTCGACCGCCGTGTGCGTCTGGAGTTCCGTGGTGCGCAGATCAGTTCAGACGGTGGCCTGCTGGTGATGCGCGAGCTTGATGACGTGCTCGGCCTGTCCAATCTGGCGTCGGAGGCGCTGCGAGACAGCCGCACCGGGAAGAACACGCTCCATCGGCTTGACGGATTGTTCCGGCAATCGGTGTTCGGACGACTGGCCGGATACGAGGATGTGAACGATGCCGACCGCTTGGCCCTCGATCCCGTGATGCGTCAGGTCGTTGGCGGCAGGGCCGTCGAGGCGCAAGCTGCTTCGGCATCGCAGATGGGACGGTTCGAGACCGAGACGCTGGCTCTGGCCGCGAACCGGGCGGCGCTGGCCGATCTGAACGGCCAATGGATCGACCGGTTTCATGACCGCAACGGGTTGAAATACATCGTGCTGGACATGGACAGCTCGGTCAGCCCCACCCACGGCGATCAGGAAGGTGCTGCCTGGAACGGGCATTTCGACTGCACCTGCTATCACCCCATCTTCTTGTTCAACCAGTTTGGCATGCTGGAGCGCTGCGCCCTGCGTAACGGCAATGTCCACAGCGCCGATGGCTGGCGGGATGTCCTTGATCCCGTCATTGCCCGATATGCTGGCCGCGACCTTGGTGGACGCTTCTTCCGGGCCGACGCTGCCTACGCGATCCCCGCGATCTATATGCGGCTGGAAGAAGCCAGGTTCTTCTACGCCATCCGTCTGCCCGCCAACGCCGTCTTGCGCGAGAAGATCGCGCATCGGCTGACACGGCCCGTGGGACGGCCTTCGCTGACCAAGGTCAAACGGTTCTTCGAGGACTTCGAGTATCAGGCGGCGTCCTGGGACAAGCCGCGCCGCGTCATCGCCAAGATCGAATGGCATCCGGGCGAGCTGTTCCCCAAAGTCGGCTTCATCGTCACCAACCTGCCGATGGAGCCAGACTGGGTGGTGAGGTTCTACAACCAGCGCGGCACCGCAGAGCAGCACATCAAGGAAGGCAAATATGCCTTTCGCTGGACGCGGCTGTCATGCCGGAAGTTCCGGCACAACGAGGTGCGGCTGCAACTGCACGCGCTGGCCTACAACCTGGCAACCTTCCTGCGCTGCATCGAACTGCCCGAGGCCATGGCGGACTGGTCGTTGACCAGCCTGCAACTCAAGCTGATCAAGATCGGCGCCCGCGTCGTCCGCCACGCCCGCGCCATTACCTTCCAGTTGGCCGAGGTCGCCGTCACCGGCCCGATGGTGCGGGCCGTCCTTGCCGCCATCCGCCGTCTTCGAACGCCTCCGTCATGCGCATGA
- a CDS encoding UvrD/REP helicase (PFAM: UvrD/REP helicase~KEGG: sat:SYN_02908 ATP-dependent DNA helicase) — MEADGHLLVTGGPGSGKTTISILKAAQVAERDLRPGQKILFLSFARATVSRVVEAIEYEQQIPPAQKRHIDVETYHSFFWRILKAHGYLIGLPRRLFILTPPGEAIALSAARSGFPARNLTDAQKAAKKVAEETERARLATEDGRVCFDLYAPYVGDPLHGSARIRRLIASMYPVIILDEFQDTNEAQWRVVQALGEVCRLIALADPEQRIYDWIGADPARLDHFREAFKPTEVDLSTDNHRSAGTEIALFGNDVLTGKFRQDSYKGIDFDVFDPFPDPAMTKLVTTVYKARKRLVDAGVVNWSLAVLVPTKKMTRLVSDAFRQPPAGMVEVPHSAVIELEAAILGAEIIALLMQPADDRHFGQFIDLMCNYFQGKGGDGPTQGALKEAANIRKAYDEWLACRAAGKAIRKNSMLVNMIAVYEQARTAVLTGDPDEDWRAVRRVLEDGGCARLKEIGQEVRNLRILERGTQLRQELSQDWRDSGGYRNALAITRQAFIQEHFSTNAKPESGVVVMNMHKAKGKQFDEVIIFEHWPIKRKGQPPYNGDRIVRFNSREQIDDQARQNFRVSVTRGKRQTTILTPKCDPCVLLLGDDE, encoded by the coding sequence ATGGAGGCGGACGGCCATCTCCTGGTCACAGGCGGGCCCGGGTCCGGCAAGACTACCATCTCCATCCTCAAGGCGGCGCAAGTCGCCGAGCGGGACCTTCGCCCCGGTCAAAAGATCCTGTTCCTCAGCTTTGCCCGCGCCACCGTTTCCCGCGTAGTCGAGGCGATCGAATACGAGCAGCAGATCCCGCCTGCCCAAAAGCGCCACATCGACGTCGAAACCTACCATTCCTTTTTCTGGCGCATCCTGAAGGCCCACGGCTATCTCATCGGCCTGCCACGGCGGCTCTTCATTCTTACGCCGCCCGGCGAGGCCATTGCGCTCTCGGCCGCCCGATCAGGTTTTCCCGCCCGGAATCTAACGGACGCGCAGAAAGCAGCGAAAAAGGTCGCGGAAGAGACGGAACGCGCGCGCCTTGCAACGGAAGACGGCCGTGTGTGCTTTGATCTTTATGCCCCCTATGTGGGCGACCCTCTCCATGGCAGCGCGCGTATTCGGCGCCTTATCGCCAGCATGTACCCTGTCATCATCCTCGATGAGTTTCAGGACACCAACGAGGCGCAGTGGCGTGTTGTCCAGGCGCTGGGCGAAGTCTGCCGCCTGATCGCCTTGGCGGACCCGGAGCAACGAATTTACGACTGGATCGGCGCCGATCCTGCCCGGCTCGACCATTTCCGGGAAGCCTTCAAGCCCACGGAAGTGGACCTGAGCACAGACAATCACCGTAGCGCCGGAACCGAGATCGCCCTGTTCGGTAATGACGTGCTCACCGGGAAATTCCGGCAGGATTCCTATAAGGGCATCGACTTCGATGTCTTCGACCCGTTTCCCGATCCGGCGATGACCAAGCTCGTGACGACGGTTTACAAGGCGCGGAAGCGTCTCGTGGATGCGGGCGTCGTCAATTGGTCACTGGCCGTTCTGGTGCCGACAAAGAAAATGACTCGCCTGGTATCCGATGCCTTCCGCCAGCCTCCTGCCGGCATGGTCGAGGTGCCCCACTCGGCGGTCATCGAACTGGAGGCCGCCATTCTCGGCGCGGAAATCATCGCCCTTCTCATGCAGCCGGCCGACGACCGCCATTTCGGCCAGTTCATCGACCTGATGTGCAACTACTTTCAGGGCAAGGGCGGCGATGGGCCGACACAGGGGGCACTCAAGGAGGCCGCGAACATCCGCAAGGCCTACGACGAGTGGCTGGCCTGTCGGGCGGCAGGCAAGGCGATCCGCAAAAACAGCATGCTCGTCAACATGATTGCCGTCTACGAGCAGGCCCGTACCGCTGTGCTGACGGGTGACCCCGACGAGGATTGGCGCGCAGTGCGGCGGGTTCTGGAGGATGGGGGCTGCGCGCGCCTGAAGGAGATTGGGCAAGAGGTGCGCAATCTCCGCATCCTAGAGCGCGGCACCCAACTTCGTCAGGAGCTGTCCCAAGATTGGCGTGACAGTGGCGGCTATCGCAATGCCCTAGCTATCACGCGGCAGGCTTTTATTCAGGAGCACTTCTCGACGAACGCGAAGCCCGAATCCGGGGTCGTCGTGATGAACATGCACAAGGCGAAGGGAAAGCAGTTCGACGAGGTCATCATCTTTGAACACTGGCCGATCAAGCGAAAGGGGCAGCCGCCCTACAATGGCGACAGGATCGTGCGCTTCAATTCCAGGGAGCAGATCGACGATCAGGCGCGGCAGAATTTCCGTGTCAGCGTGACTAGAGGCAAACGGCAGACGACCATTTTGACCCCCAAATGCGATCCCTGCGTTCTCCTTTTGGGAGATGACGAGTAG
- a CDS encoding 5-dehydro-4-deoxyglucarate dehydratase (KEGG: rsh:Rsph17029_3393 5-dehydro-4-deoxyglucarate dehydratase): MFNFVPALANRFYAALRAGDRATCTEILNSFFYPFMALRSRRKGYAVAAVKAGVRLVGFDAGPVRAPLDDLTVEEEGILRDLIEAHS, from the coding sequence GTGTTCAACTTCGTCCCGGCGCTGGCCAACAGGTTCTATGCCGCGCTGCGGGCGGGGGATCGGGCCACCTGCACCGAGATCCTGAACAGCTTTTTCTACCCGTTCATGGCGCTGCGCTCGCGCCGGAAGGGCTATGCGGTCGCCGCAGTCAAGGCGGGCGTGCGGCTGGTGGGATTTGACGCCGGCCCGGTCCGCGCCCCGCTGGACGATCTGACGGTCGAGGAAGAGGGCATCCTGCGCGACCTGATCGAGGCGCATTCCTGA